Proteins encoded together in one Synechococcus sp. BL107 window:
- a CDS encoding Nif11-like leader peptide family RiPP precursor, with protein MSKSALHAFIDRARADEDFRSKLAHLDPNQIIEFAGQNGFMFSDEIKGRFINRWSGVYFCPQAIEVGQLCPALVPEGYKNLIHYAQSTCSSSTLSEEERDFRSGIKY; from the coding sequence ATGTCTAAGTCTGCATTGCATGCATTCATCGATAGAGCTCGAGCTGATGAGGATTTTCGCTCAAAGCTTGCACACCTTGACCCCAATCAAATTATTGAATTTGCAGGGCAGAATGGTTTTATGTTCTCGGATGAAATTAAAGGGCGCTTTATCAATCGATGGAGCGGTGTTTACTTTTGCCCCCAGGCCATCGAGGTTGGACAGCTCTGTCCTGCTTTAGTTCCCGAAGGTTATAAAAATCTGATTCATTATGCTCAATCGACCTGCAGTTCTAGCACTCTTTCAGAGGAGGAGCGGGATTTCAGGTCTGGAATAAAATATTAG
- a CDS encoding helix-turn-helix domain-containing protein — protein sequence MKLELAYSDHIQLSESLNELGQTTRITQLEPGEGKYTMSFKQSAGIALAEIQSTQPLLYEGWGTAWSVDFNWITPTCQFNDPFGYCEGYEMKEASLGGFNTLNTSPGNSWGKYSNSCSSTACMLDKNILMKMLKECNAAQAIDNLSKARGLDINNESLHQLKKLTRKDLARGIMNPTKYYDLIVACLESGNKRGYKKGLTKNYRLLGEIVELSHDSSRMISPMTLSDVCQHLDTGQASLYRVCQDYFGMGIIEMMTQIRLEEARRSLLMLKQDEKNHTLTVRDVAISYGFKHQGRFSRRYFTSFGELPSQTLDKNKGL from the coding sequence ATGAAATTAGAACTCGCTTATTCAGATCATATCCAGCTCTCAGAATCTCTCAATGAGTTGGGACAGACAACCCGCATCACTCAACTTGAGCCGGGTGAGGGGAAATACACGATGTCGTTCAAACAATCTGCTGGAATCGCTTTAGCTGAAATACAATCAACACAGCCACTTTTATATGAGGGCTGGGGAACAGCTTGGTCGGTTGACTTCAATTGGATTACACCAACCTGCCAATTCAACGATCCTTTCGGCTATTGCGAGGGGTATGAAATGAAGGAAGCTAGTCTTGGGGGATTCAATACTCTCAATACTTCACCAGGGAACTCGTGGGGTAAATATTCAAATAGTTGCTCATCGACAGCTTGCATGCTTGATAAGAATATTTTGATGAAAATGCTTAAAGAATGTAATGCAGCACAAGCCATCGATAACCTCTCAAAAGCAAGGGGTCTCGATATAAATAATGAGTCTCTGCATCAACTTAAGAAATTAACAAGGAAGGACTTGGCAAGAGGAATAATGAATCCGACAAAATATTATGACCTAATCGTTGCATGCCTGGAAAGTGGAAACAAACGAGGCTATAAGAAGGGATTGACAAAAAACTATCGATTGCTTGGCGAAATTGTGGAGCTTTCACATGACAGCAGTCGAATGATCTCTCCAATGACACTTTCAGATGTATGTCAGCATCTAGATACTGGTCAAGCATCACTTTACAGAGTTTGCCAAGATTACTTCGGCATGGGAATCATTGAAATGATGACGCAAATAAGACTTGAAGAGGCAAGAAGATCACTATTAATGCTCAAGCAAGATGAAAAAAATCATACCTTGACAGTTCGTGATGTCGCTATTAGCTACGGGTTTAAACACCAAGGACGGTTTTCAAGGAGATATTTCACCAGTTTTGGCGAGCTCCCCAGTCAAACACTGGACAAAAACAAAGGGCTTTAA
- a CDS encoding DUF2237 family protein encodes MLVNLLGKPLKICGCSPKTGWYLDGYCKTDSSDLGNHSICSVVTDTFLKYTKSQGNNLIDPNLLMEFPGLKAGDHWCLCAERWEQARIDGVAPPVIIESTNLSATEVVPLDILKSFACKVV; translated from the coding sequence ATGCTCGTCAACTTACTAGGAAAACCATTGAAAATATGTGGATGCAGCCCAAAAACAGGATGGTATTTAGATGGTTACTGCAAAACAGACTCCTCGGACTTAGGCAATCATTCTATATGCAGTGTCGTAACAGATACCTTTCTTAAATATACAAAATCACAAGGTAATAACTTGATTGATCCGAACCTATTGATGGAATTCCCGGGCCTTAAAGCCGGGGATCATTGGTGCTTATGTGCTGAACGATGGGAACAAGCCAGAATTGACGGAGTAGCACCACCCGTCATTATTGAATCGACAAATCTCTCTGCAACTGAAGTCGTACCTTTAGATATTTTAAAATCATTTGCATGTAAGGTCGTCTAA